A genome region from Thalassococcus arenae includes the following:
- a CDS encoding beta-1,6-N-acetylglucosaminyltransferase, translating into MSLGIIMLVHTALGRAEQVARHWSKAGCPVVIHVDRNVPKPVYADFVRRLGDVPDLLFSRRHRCEWGTWGLVAASQDASELMLEKFPDVRHVYLASGACLPLRPVEDLIAYLDDRPRTDFIESATTADVPWTVGGLDRERFTLYFPFSWRKHRYLFDKFVDMQRRLGIRRKIPGGVVPHMGSQWWCLTRQTLSAILQDPNRRAHDRYFRQVWIPDESYFQTLARLYSTNIESRSLTLSKFDFQGKPHIFYDDHLQLLRRSDCFVARKIWPYAERLYTHFLSDEIGAENGQEPNPGKIDRIFAKAVERRTRGRSGLYMQSRFPNWGWENGVTAGKYSVFQGFTELFANFEDWLTRATGAQVHGHLFAPGRAEFAGGQTVLNGALSDNAKLRDANPKAFLTNLLWNTRGERQCFQYGPRDTTSINWHMSRDPNAQISVISGAWAVPLFKSNANFADIRAEAALLQKIESRMLDELRSPDTKARIRIWTMAEFIESPMEPLQVIIDEIGQKSLRRLAEAPRLEDLTGFGQFLQNLKNQGMHPYLMGDFPVDPIPPAQNGRPRKPYLVKN; encoded by the coding sequence ATGAGCCTGGGCATCATCATGCTGGTGCATACCGCGCTTGGCCGGGCCGAGCAGGTGGCGCGGCACTGGTCCAAGGCCGGCTGTCCGGTGGTGATCCATGTCGACAGGAACGTCCCCAAACCGGTTTACGCGGATTTCGTGCGCAGGCTGGGCGACGTGCCGGACCTGCTGTTCTCGCGCCGCCACCGCTGCGAATGGGGCACCTGGGGGCTGGTCGCCGCCAGCCAGGACGCGTCGGAGCTGATGCTCGAGAAATTCCCGGATGTCCGCCATGTCTATCTGGCCTCGGGCGCCTGCCTGCCCCTGCGTCCGGTCGAAGACCTGATCGCCTATCTGGATGACCGGCCGCGCACCGATTTCATCGAAAGCGCCACCACCGCGGACGTGCCCTGGACGGTGGGCGGTCTGGATCGCGAACGGTTCACGCTGTATTTCCCGTTCTCGTGGCGCAAGCACCGCTACCTGTTCGACAAGTTCGTCGACATGCAGCGCCGCCTGGGCATTCGGCGCAAGATCCCCGGGGGCGTGGTGCCGCATATGGGCAGCCAGTGGTGGTGCCTGACCCGGCAGACCCTTTCGGCGATCCTGCAGGATCCCAACCGCCGGGCGCATGACCGCTATTTCCGGCAGGTCTGGATCCCCGACGAAAGCTATTTCCAGACCCTGGCGCGGCTGTATTCGACCAATATCGAAAGCCGGTCGCTGACCCTGTCCAAGTTCGACTTCCAGGGCAAGCCGCACATCTTCTACGACGACCATCTGCAATTGCTGCGCCGGTCGGATTGTTTCGTCGCGCGCAAGATCTGGCCGTATGCGGAACGGCTTTACACGCATTTCCTGAGCGACGAGATCGGCGCCGAGAACGGGCAGGAGCCGAACCCCGGCAAGATCGACCGGATCTTCGCCAAGGCGGTCGAACGCCGGACCCGGGGCAGATCGGGGCTGTACATGCAAAGCCGTTTTCCCAACTGGGGCTGGGAAAACGGGGTGACGGCGGGCAAGTATTCGGTCTTTCAGGGCTTCACCGAGCTGTTCGCGAATTTCGAGGACTGGCTGACGCGGGCCACCGGTGCGCAGGTGCACGGCCATCTCTTCGCGCCGGGCCGGGCCGAGTTCGCGGGCGGGCAGACCGTGCTGAACGGCGCGTTGTCCGACAACGCCAAGCTGCGCGACGCCAACCCCAAGGCGTTTCTGACCAACCTGTTGTGGAACACCCGCGGCGAACGGCAATGTTTCCAGTACGGGCCGCGCGACACCACGTCGATCAACTGGCACATGTCGCGCGACCCCAACGCGCAGATCAGCGTGATCTCGGGCGCCTGGGCGGTGCCGCTGTTCAAGTCGAACGCCAATTTTGCCGATATCCGCGCCGAGGCGGCACTGCTGCAGAAGATCGAGAGCCGGATGCTGGACGAGTTGCGGTCGCCCGACACCAAGGCACGGATCCGCATCTGGACAATGGCCGAATTCATCGAATCCCCCATGGAACCGCTGCAGGTCATCATCGACGAGATCGGCCAGAAGAGCCTGCGCCGCCTGGCCGAGGCCCCCAGACTGGAGGACCTGACCGGGTTCGGCCAGTTCCTGCAGAACCTCAAGAACCAGGGGATGCATCCCTACCTGATGGGTGATTTCCCGGTCGATCCGATACCGCCGGCGCAGAACGGCCGGCCCCGAAAACCCTATCTGGTCAAGAACTGA
- a CDS encoding nodulation protein NodH gives MSDRFDLFVVFAEMRTGSNFLEANLNAFDGITCHGEAFNPHFIGYPTSEDILGVTQAERDADPARLLGQIRKATPGGIGGFRFFHDHDPRILPRILEDERTAKIILTRNPADSYVSWKIAQATGQWKLTNVAKRKDAKVRFDAREFEEHLAALQQFQVFLMNELQRSGQTAFYVAYEDLQDVGVMNGLARWLGARSQLDSLNSALKRQNPEPITEKVSNPDEMARALSRLDRFNLTRTPNFEPRRGAVVPTYLAAAQTPLLYLPIRSGPEAAVRGWLAALDGVDEDALTRDFNQSSLKQWKRERPGHRSFTVIRHPVARAHDAFCTKILGTGKGSFAGIRKTLRRAHNLPIPEGDLDDGYDLSAHREAFTGFLAFLKANLSNQTGVRVDGHWASQAQVLEGFAEFTLPDMIVREDEMATYLPPLAMQVGHPAPADPEPLPIAAPHALAQIYDDRIEKLARDAYGRDYLMFGFDDWA, from the coding sequence ATGTCCGACCGTTTCGATCTTTTCGTCGTCTTCGCTGAGATGCGCACCGGGTCGAATTTTCTCGAGGCGAACCTGAACGCCTTTGACGGCATCACCTGCCATGGCGAGGCGTTCAACCCGCATTTCATCGGCTATCCCACGTCCGAGGACATCCTGGGCGTCACCCAGGCCGAACGCGACGCCGACCCGGCGCGCCTGCTGGGCCAGATCCGCAAGGCGACGCCCGGCGGGATCGGCGGGTTCCGGTTCTTCCACGACCATGATCCGCGCATCCTGCCCCGCATCCTGGAGGACGAGCGCACCGCCAAGATCATCCTGACCCGCAATCCTGCCGACAGCTATGTCAGTTGGAAGATCGCGCAGGCCACCGGGCAATGGAAGCTGACCAATGTCGCCAAGCGCAAGGATGCCAAGGTGCGCTTCGACGCCCGCGAATTCGAGGAACACCTGGCGGCGCTGCAGCAATTCCAGGTTTTCCTGATGAACGAATTGCAGCGCAGCGGGCAGACCGCCTTTTACGTCGCCTACGAAGACCTGCAGGATGTCGGGGTGATGAACGGGCTGGCGCGATGGCTGGGTGCGCGGTCGCAGCTGGACAGCCTGAATTCCGCGCTCAAGCGTCAGAACCCCGAGCCGATCACCGAAAAGGTGTCGAACCCCGACGAGATGGCCCGCGCGCTGTCCCGGCTGGACCGGTTCAACCTGACGCGCACGCCGAATTTCGAACCGCGCCGCGGGGCGGTCGTGCCGACCTACCTGGCCGCCGCGCAGACGCCGCTGCTGTACCTGCCGATCCGTTCCGGACCCGAGGCGGCGGTGCGCGGCTGGCTGGCGGCGCTGGACGGCGTGGACGAAGACGCGCTGACCCGCGATTTCAACCAGTCCTCGTTGAAACAGTGGAAACGCGAACGCCCGGGGCACCGGTCGTTCACGGTGATCCGGCATCCCGTGGCCCGCGCCCATGACGCGTTCTGCACCAAGATCCTGGGCACCGGGAAGGGATCGTTCGCCGGCATCCGCAAGACGCTGCGCCGCGCCCACAACCTGCCGATCCCCGAGGGCGACCTGGACGACGGCTATGACCTGTCGGCGCATCGCGAGGCTTTCACGGGGTTCCTGGCCTTTCTCAAGGCCAACCTGTCGAACCAGACCGGCGTGCGGGTCGACGGCCATTGGGCCAGCCAGGCGCAGGTTCTCGAGGGCTTTGCCGAATTCACCCTGCCCGACATGATCGTGCGCGAGGACGAGATGGCCACCTATCTGCCGCCACTGGCCATGCAGGTGGGCCACCCTGCTCCGGCCGATCCCGAACCGTTGCCCATCGCCGCGCCCCATGCCCTGGCCCAGATTTATGACGATCGGATCGAGAAACTGGCCCGCGACGCCTATGGCAGGGATTACCTGATGTTCGGTTTCGACGACTGGGCGTGA
- the lptB gene encoding LPS export ABC transporter ATP-binding protein: MVRPQLSVTEGSSGLRVTHLRKSYRKRVVIRDVTMTLDRGEVVALLGPNGSGKTTSFYAIAGLVNPDAGQVTIDGRDATFLPMYRRARLGIGYLPQEMSIFRGLTVEDNIAAVLDIAVSDLHRRRERLEELLGEFSIEHLRRAPALALSGGERRRVEIARCLAADPKYLLLDEPFAGVDPISVGDIRHLVADLKTRGIGVLITDHNVRETLEIVDRAYILHDGQVLMSGTPDEVVRNENVRRVYLGDNFRIG, encoded by the coding sequence ATGGTCCGCCCCCAGCTCAGCGTCACCGAAGGCAGCAGCGGCCTGCGCGTCACCCATCTGCGCAAAAGCTATCGCAAGCGCGTGGTCATCCGCGACGTCACCATGACGCTTGACCGCGGCGAGGTCGTGGCGCTTCTGGGCCCGAACGGGTCGGGCAAGACGACGTCGTTCTACGCCATCGCCGGCCTGGTGAACCCCGATGCCGGCCAAGTCACGATCGACGGCCGCGACGCCACCTTTCTGCCGATGTATCGCCGCGCCCGCCTGGGCATCGGGTACCTGCCGCAGGAAATGTCGATCTTCCGCGGTCTCACGGTCGAGGACAACATCGCCGCGGTGCTGGACATCGCGGTGTCCGACCTGCACCGCCGGCGCGAGCGGCTGGAGGAACTGCTGGGCGAGTTTTCCATCGAACACCTGCGCCGCGCCCCGGCGCTGGCCCTGTCGGGCGGGGAAAGACGCCGCGTGGAAATCGCCCGCTGTCTCGCGGCCGACCCGAAATACCTGTTGCTGGACGAACCCTTCGCGGGTGTCGATCCGATCAGCGTGGGCGATATCCGCCACCTTGTGGCCGATCTCAAGACCCGCGGGATCGGCGTTCTGATCACCGATCACAACGTCCGCGAGACGCTGGAAATCGTCGACCGCGCCTATATCCTGCATGACGGCCAGGTGCTGATGTCCGGCACCCCGGACGAGGTGGTGCGCAACGAAAACGTGCGCCGCGTCTACCTCGGGGACAACTTCCGCATCGGCTGA
- a CDS encoding glycosyltransferase family 2 protein, with translation MGVWQSYRLRLQRKRWRIRALRKRRNLHPVALRTEKVRPSDLLVFSTQRNEGVRLPYFLKFYRDMGVNHFFFVDNDSTDGSLDYLARQPDVSVWTTTASYKRARFGMDWMNWLLRKHGHGHWCLTVDPDELFLYPFCDTRPLRALTDWLDASSIKSFSAMLLDMYPKGRIDAQPYRAGQNPLEIASWFDAGNYTIQKNPRFGNLWIQGGPRARMFFTDLPEAAPALNKIPLVKWDRRYTYVSSTHNLLPRGLNLVYDEWGGEKASGLLLHTKFLDTFSVKAQEELERKQHYAGSKEYLAYAQGIKDNPDLWCKWSEKFINWRQLEILGLMSKGNWA, from the coding sequence TTGGGCGTTTGGCAGTCATACCGGCTGAGGCTTCAGCGCAAGCGGTGGCGCATCCGCGCGCTGCGCAAGCGCCGCAACCTGCATCCGGTCGCCCTGCGCACGGAAAAGGTCCGGCCCTCGGACCTGCTGGTGTTTTCGACGCAGCGGAACGAAGGCGTCCGCCTGCCCTATTTCCTGAAATTCTACCGGGACATGGGCGTCAACCACTTCTTCTTTGTCGACAACGACAGCACCGACGGATCGCTGGACTACCTGGCTCGCCAACCCGACGTGTCGGTCTGGACCACCACGGCAAGCTACAAGCGCGCGCGGTTCGGCATGGACTGGATGAACTGGCTGCTGCGCAAACACGGCCATGGCCATTGGTGCCTGACCGTCGATCCCGACGAACTGTTCCTGTACCCGTTCTGCGATACCCGCCCCCTGCGCGCGCTGACCGACTGGCTGGATGCCAGTTCGATCAAGTCGTTCAGCGCGATGCTGCTGGACATGTACCCCAAGGGGCGGATCGATGCGCAGCCCTACCGGGCCGGACAGAACCCGCTGGAAATCGCGTCGTGGTTCGATGCCGGCAACTACACGATCCAGAAGAACCCGCGCTTCGGCAACCTGTGGATCCAGGGCGGGCCGCGGGCGCGGATGTTCTTTACCGATCTTCCCGAGGCGGCGCCGGCGCTGAACAAGATCCCGCTGGTGAAATGGGACCGGCGCTATACCTATGTCAGCTCGACCCACAACCTGCTGCCGCGCGGGCTGAACCTGGTCTATGACGAATGGGGCGGCGAAAAGGCCAGCGGCCTGCTGCTGCATACCAAGTTCCTGGACACCTTCAGCGTCAAGGCGCAGGAGGAGCTGGAGCGCAAGCAGCATTACGCCGGATCCAAGGAATACCTGGCCTATGCGCAGGGCATCAAGGACAACCCCGACCTGTGGTGCAAGTGGTCGGAGAAATTCATCAACTGGCGGCAACTGGAAATCCTGGGACTGATGTCCAAGGGGAACTGGGCATGA
- the lptC gene encoding LPS export ABC transporter periplasmic protein LptC: MARAEGAYSSFIAWLKILLPIAALALLSTIFLFSRSTEPVFNVPFASQLELGETAQEQVRAPYFAGTTQRGDVVTMTAESARPVDARTIEADALSARMVLADGSTIDLRADKATLRNDSQNIRLQGGVEVVSSTGYVIATETLVTAIDRIHGESEGPVTATGPAGTLEAGRMVITAEDGDADVHLLFTEGVKLVYDPQDQE, from the coding sequence ATGGCGCGTGCCGAAGGGGCCTATTCCAGCTTCATCGCCTGGCTCAAGATCCTGCTGCCGATCGCCGCTCTGGCTCTGTTGTCGACGATCTTTCTGTTTTCCCGCAGCACCGAGCCGGTGTTCAACGTGCCCTTCGCCAGTCAGCTCGAACTGGGTGAAACCGCGCAGGAACAGGTCAGGGCACCATATTTCGCGGGTACGACGCAGCGCGGCGACGTGGTGACGATGACCGCAGAAAGCGCGCGCCCCGTGGACGCCAGGACAATCGAAGCCGATGCCCTGTCGGCCCGGATGGTCCTGGCGGACGGCAGCACCATCGACCTGCGCGCCGACAAGGCCACATTGCGCAACGACAGCCAGAACATACGCCTGCAAGGCGGCGTCGAGGTCGTCAGCAGCACCGGCTACGTGATCGCCACCGAAACGCTGGTCACCGCCATCGACCGGATACACGGCGAAAGCGAAGGGCCGGTGACCGCCACCGGCCCGGCGGGCACGCTGGAAGCCGGGCGCATGGTCATCACCGCCGAAGACGGCGACGCTGACGTGCATTTGCTTTTCACCGAAGGCGTAAAGCTGGTATACGACCCGCAAGATCAAGAGTGA
- the hpf gene encoding ribosome hibernation-promoting factor, HPF/YfiA family, giving the protein MRYQITGKHIDIGEALQSHVKTELGEMMSKYAGRPTDATVVFSKSAHEYVCETIVHLSTGLTASAKAHATEIYAAFESCCEKMDKQLRRYKRRLKDHHKERVEPVEITQGASYILAGDSTEESEPDTLQPIIVAEMETKIPSLTVGEAVMQMELAGAPVLVFRNEKKDGVNVVYRREDGNIGWIDP; this is encoded by the coding sequence ATGCGCTACCAGATCACGGGAAAGCACATCGACATCGGCGAGGCGCTGCAGAGTCACGTGAAGACCGAACTGGGCGAAATGATGAGCAAGTACGCCGGCCGTCCGACCGACGCGACCGTCGTTTTTTCCAAAAGCGCGCATGAATATGTCTGCGAGACCATCGTGCACCTGTCGACCGGGCTGACCGCGTCGGCCAAGGCGCATGCCACCGAGATCTACGCCGCGTTCGAAAGCTGCTGCGAGAAGATGGACAAGCAGTTGCGCCGCTACAAGCGCCGGTTGAAAGACCACCACAAGGAGCGCGTCGAACCGGTTGAAATCACGCAGGGCGCTTCGTATATCCTCGCCGGAGATTCGACGGAAGAGTCCGAACCGGATACGCTTCAACCGATCATCGTGGCCGAGATGGAAACCAAGATCCCCTCGCTCACCGTCGGCGAAGCCGTGATGCAGATGGAGTTGGCAGGCGCACCTGTGCTGGTGTTCCGCAACGAGAAAAAGGACGGTGTGAACGTCGTGTACCGCCGTGAAGACGGCAATATCGGCTGGATCGATCCATAA
- a CDS encoding PTS sugar transporter subunit IIA, translating into MKFLDILKPEAVKVLSAVSSKKRLMHDIAELAEDAYGITAETTVDALLERESLGPTGVGHGVALPHARLADLQEVVGVFILLEKPIDFDAVDRQPVDVVFALFAPEDAGVEHLKALALVSRNLRDASLCAKLRANHDPATLFTILTETESVRAA; encoded by the coding sequence ATGAAGTTTCTGGACATTCTCAAGCCCGAGGCCGTCAAGGTTCTATCGGCCGTATCCAGCAAGAAACGGCTGATGCACGATATTGCCGAACTGGCCGAGGACGCCTACGGGATCACGGCGGAAACCACCGTGGATGCATTGCTCGAACGGGAATCGCTGGGGCCGACCGGTGTCGGTCACGGCGTCGCCCTGCCGCATGCCCGGCTGGCGGACCTGCAGGAAGTCGTGGGCGTGTTCATCCTGCTGGAAAAACCCATCGATTTCGATGCGGTTGACCGGCAACCGGTGGACGTGGTCTTTGCGCTGTTCGCGCCCGAGGATGCCGGCGTCGAACACCTCAAGGCGCTGGCCCTGGTGTCGCGCAACCTGCGCGACGCATCGCTGTGCGCCAAGTTGCGCGCCAATCACGACCCGGCGACGCTGTTCACCATCCTGACCGAAACCGAATCCGTGCGCGCCGCCTGA
- the lptA gene encoding lipopolysaccharide transport periplasmic protein LptA, giving the protein MTRTISLAFALCACTSLATAQGAQVAFGTMQQDTSAPVEVVADSLSVNQKDGTALYSGNVVIAQGDMRLAAPRVLIVYAEEAGRIERMEATGGVTLVSGEEAAEAERADYDIDDGIVVMSGNVLLTQGGNALTAERMNVDLENGTAQMSGRVRTVLQPQDDAAPGGNR; this is encoded by the coding sequence ATGACCCGCACCATTTCGCTTGCCTTCGCGCTTTGCGCGTGCACCTCGCTTGCCACGGCACAGGGCGCCCAGGTCGCCTTCGGCACGATGCAGCAGGACACCAGCGCCCCGGTCGAGGTCGTCGCCGACAGCCTGTCGGTCAATCAGAAGGACGGCACCGCGCTCTATTCCGGCAACGTGGTGATCGCGCAGGGCGACATGCGGCTGGCCGCGCCGCGGGTGCTGATCGTCTACGCCGAAGAGGCCGGTCGCATCGAACGGATGGAAGCCACCGGCGGCGTGACCCTGGTCAGCGGCGAAGAGGCGGCCGAAGCCGAGCGTGCCGATTACGACATCGACGACGGCATCGTGGTGATGTCGGGCAACGTGCTCTTGACGCAGGGCGGCAACGCGCTGACGGCGGAACGCATGAATGTCGACCTGGAAAACGGCACGGCGCAGATGTCGGGTCGCGTGCGCACCGTGCTCCAGCCGCAGGACGATGCCGCGCCGGGTGGAAACCGCTGA
- a CDS encoding ribonuclease D, giving the protein MTIHLHQRDLPAGLDLGPAVAIDCETMGLDPQRDRLCVVQLSSGDGDAHLVQIARGQTEAPNLTRLLTDPSVLKLFHFGRFDIAALYHAFGALAAPVYCTKIASRLVRTYTDRHGLKVLTSELLGVDISKQQQSSDWGAETLTEAQKEYAASDVLYLHRLRMALDAMLAREGRTDLAQACFDFLPVRAQLDLAGWPETDIFAHA; this is encoded by the coding sequence ATGACGATACACCTGCATCAGCGCGATCTCCCCGCCGGGCTCGATCTCGGGCCGGCCGTGGCGATCGATTGCGAGACCATGGGCCTCGACCCGCAGCGCGACCGGCTGTGCGTGGTGCAGCTGTCGTCCGGCGACGGCGATGCGCATCTGGTGCAGATCGCGCGCGGTCAGACCGAGGCTCCGAACCTGACCCGGCTGCTGACCGACCCGTCGGTCCTCAAGCTGTTCCATTTCGGCCGGTTCGACATCGCCGCGCTCTACCACGCCTTCGGCGCGCTGGCTGCGCCGGTCTACTGCACCAAGATCGCCAGCCGGCTGGTCCGCACCTATACCGACCGCCACGGGCTCAAGGTGCTGACCAGCGAATTGCTGGGCGTCGACATTTCCAAGCAGCAGCAGTCCAGCGATTGGGGGGCCGAGACGCTGACCGAGGCGCAAAAGGAATACGCGGCCTCGGACGTTCTGTATCTGCACCGGCTGCGCATGGCGCTGGACGCCATGCTGGCGCGCGAAGGCCGGACCGACCTGGCGCAGGCCTGCTTCGATTTCCTGCCGGTGCGCGCGCAGCTCGACCTGGCCGGCTGGCCCGAAACCGACATCTTCGCGCATGCCTGA